The Pseudomonas sp. TH06 genome contains the following window.
GAGGCTTCAAGCCCTTCGATGAACACCGGATAAACCGTGGTCAATTCGCCACAGAAAGTCGCGGCACCGATGACGTGATTGCCGAAAGCGCTCAAACCGACCGAAACCGACAGCACATCCCGTTCGCTTTTGGCATCAGCCAGACGTCGGTCGAGACGGGCGTCGATTTCTTCGCTGTAGGGTTGGTCGCTGAAGGCCCGCACGGAAAAGCTGTAAGGCGCGCCGGGCGGTGTCTGTTCGTACCAGGCGCGGATTTCCGGGCGCAGTTGCAAACCCTTGGCGGCGTTTTCCAATGCCTTGCGAGTGCCGGCCTGGCGCGCGGTGGGCCAGGCGAGTTCGACGGTCAGGCGTTTTTCCGCTTCCGCTGCGGCGGTGCTCCATTCGGCGACGCCGCGATCCGCTGCCAGATACGGCAGAAACGCGACTGGCGTATCACTGGGATTCATCAGCTCGGGAAACGGCGGTGCGATGCGATCCAATAAAGCGCCGAAGCCCAGATCCAGTCCACGCTCCAGCGCCGAACTGTTGGCCGGCAACAGCGTCGGTCGCTGATTCTGATCACTCATAGTGTCAGCACCTCGACTTCAATGGCCGTGCAGTACGGCGCTTCAAAAGCGCTACACACGATGGGCGTCAGCGGTTCCAGAATCTGCAATTGCACGGCCCCCGCGCTGTGCAGCGTGTAGTCGATCCAGCTCGGATCGACTCGCCCTTCAAGGCGATGGCAACTGTCGGCGTAAGCCTGCAATTGCTGCTGCGCGGCGACTTTGGTCAGGCCGGAATCGGGGCCGGAGTTGATCTTGGCGACAACGCGGATCTTGTAGCGCTGAATGTCGGCAGCCTTGACGGTGACGAGGTCGGTTTCCGGTCGAACATCGGGCCGGGCGAAGTGCTGACGAACACCTTCGAGCAAGGCTGGCGAAGGCGTGCCGTCGTCATCCCGCGAGAGTACGGTAACCTGCACTTCGCCGGGCGCGGTGCGGCGACCATTGCCGTCCTTGACCTGCGCTGCGAGACCATCGGGATTGAAGGTGTAGGTGACGTTGACCACACCGGCTTCGGTGGATTCGACGTTCACCGTCGGTCGTTCGCCGAGGGTGAAAACCTCCCGGCGATACTGCATCCGCGAACCCGCCGCCGGAGCATGAGGCGCCAGGTAATAACGCAGCCGCGCATCGTCGTCGCTTTCAAAAATCGCCGGCACTGGCGGGAACGCTGCCGGGTCGCCTGGGTCGAGCAACTGCCGCTCCAGGCCCATGTCCGCCAACCGTGCATCGAGGTTACTGCCGGTCGCCCACCACGCCAGCATCTGCTTGATGCGGGCGTTGTATTTGCGTTCGTGGGTTTGCAGCCGGACGCAGAATGCCTCCAGTGCCAGGGTCAGCAGTTCGCTTTCGTTTTCCAGGCTGGTCTTGAGTTTTGCTGCGCTGTCCGGCGACCGGGCGCCGACGTACTCGATGACAAAAGTCTTGAACTCGGCGAGCAGGTCTTCGAAGGCCTCGACGGTGATCAGCGCGGGTTCAGCCAATTGATTCTGGCCGGGGATCAACATGCTCATGTCACTACCTCGAAAGTCTGTTGACGGTTTTTCCAGGTGCCGGCGAAACGCAGCAGCAGGCCGGCGCCTTGTCGCGTGGCGACGATCACCTGCGGCTGAAAATCATCGATGCCGTTTTGCTTGTTGTAAAACGCTTGCGCTGCGTGGCTCTGCGCCAGCAGCAGGACGTCATCACCGAGGTTTTGCCCGAGCAACGTGGGGATCAACGAACCATAAAGGGGCCTTTTTTGCCGAGTGCCCAGCGGCGTGGTCAGGGCCCGGGTCGCGCGCTGCACAAACTGCAGCCAGTCGTCGACCGTGGCCCCGCTGTCTCTATCGATTCCGATCATGGGAGGCTTCTTAATCAGGGGCTGATAACGCGGCCCTGGTGATCGACCAACGGGCCGCTGAAGTGCACGCCTGAGGCGTCGAGGGTCAGGCCGACGGCGCCCAGTTGCAGTGTGATCACCTGTGGGGTCATCGCCAGTTGTGCCGGGCCGATGCTCAGTTGCAGCGATTCGCGAGACCCATTGAAAGCCGCCGGGCCGTTAAGCCAATTCAGCGTGTGCGTGGCGTCGTCATAACCGCTTTCGCTGCCGTCCTGATGCACGCGGCGCGTCAGCGTCGGCACAGTCGAGGTCGGCGGAAAACGGTCACTGTTCAAGCCGAACAGCGCCACGCTTTGTGCGCCACTTTCACCGCTGCCGTAGTTGAGCAGCAGACATTGCTCGCCCACGGACGGGATCCGCGATTCGCTTTGTGCACCAGCACTCGGGTTGAAAAACTTGATGGCCGGCGTCAGCAAACCGCCGTGGCTCACCTGACAGGTGTTGCTGGCGGCATCGACTGTCTGACAGATGCCAATGCGACAGAAACTCTCGGCGCGGCGGTGCAGGTCTTCGATTTCCGCTTCCATCTCGGCCAGCCGTTCGATGATCGGGCCTAGTTGCATGCGCAGTATTGCGTCGAACATCGCTCAGGCCTCCAGCGCGGTGTATTGGTCGGGGTCGTCGATGTTGCTGACTTCCCAGGTGCGGGCAAATTTCGGCGTACCCAGCGGATCGTCGAGCAGTGTCGGGCCGAGGTAGAGGGTCTGGTTGAATGTCAGCGTCCAGGCCTTGTATTGCTGCTCGGCACGGATGAGCAATGAGGGCAAACCATCAATGTTCATCGGTAGATCGCATTGATCGCCGGGCAGGTTCCAACGGTTGTCGGTGATCAGGTTCTTCAGCACGGCGATCAGATCGCACGCTGCAAATGCCGTCGCGGAAAGCGCCGGGATGACTTGCAATGACAGCGTCATCACATGGGCAATTCGCCCATCAGCAGCGCGCACTCCCGATGCATTGCGGTCGAAATCGATCAATACCCAGGACTGGTCGCCGGGAGCATTAAAGTCAGCGTGAACGCCGACATTGAGGTGGAGTCCGGCGGAGTTACGCAGCGTTGTCGCGATGGCTGTGAACAGTTGCGACGGCTGCTGGATCGGTGTGGGCATACATGACCTCCTTTTCGATCGTCCACGCGAAGCCCTGCCGCCAGAACGGCGGCATGGAAACAGTCAAGGTTAAGGTTGGTCGCGCGGCGGGACTTCGCAGACGCCGATCCGCTTGGCGGCCCAGCGTTCATACAGACCGATGGCCACGTCGGCGCCGGCCATGGCGGTCAGGCAACCGAATGCGCCGGCGGCCCAGATCGACATGCCCGCGGCATACAACAGCATGATCGCCGAGACGCCGCAGATCATGCAGGCGCCGGAGCGCAGAGCCAGACGGCGTAACAGCGGCCAGCCGCGAGCGCCCTCCTTGTCGGCCCGCCACATTTCGCCAGACACCCCGCCCACTACAGCGAGGAGTATGACCAGCCAGATCGGCATGTCTGCCAACGCTTGTTGCTCGGTTGTCATGTCACTCCTCCCGATGTGATTGATGTGTGTTGATTCAAACGATGTCTCTGAAAGCGGGTATTCCAGGAATGCCCGCAAGTTGTGCCTTGTCCAGTGATAACGCACGATCCGATAGTGCAAGTCATGCAGAAAAACCCGGCAATAAACCCGGTTTTTCCGCATGCATTCAAAGACCCGTGCAGATATCGATTTGCATCAGAACGGAGCAGTTGGCCAATTGAGCGCCGTTGGATAACCCGGTTGATCGTTAATCTCACTCAAGTCAACGATGTACTGTTTGTAGGCTTGCCACTGCGCTACCTCTGCCTGGCTTGCAGCACCAAGCTCTACCCGGTACTGCATGGGGTTATACGTCAGCCAACTGGCCGCAGTTTCAAAACGTTGTTTCTTGCGGGAAACGGCAATGGCAACGTAGTCCCCATAGACGGGTTGTACAAAGACCGGTTCCGAACCGAGGTATTTGTATATCAAGCCAACTTGAGCCGCTGGGTTTGCGGTGACATCCATCCAGTAGTCCATTCCGCCTGATTGTCCAGGAAGTGGCGGATTACTTTCAGCCTCCACGATTTGGCTGACCAGATAAAAGCTGTACCCGCTGATCAACTCCATCAGTGCATAACGATTCATTCCAATTTCCTTTTGTTTATATAACTAAGTCCTGCTCTGTACGACGTTCATTGCAGGGGGTCTGCTCAAACGAGCATTCCAAAAAGCCCGGCGCTCGGGCAGGGATTTTCAGTAATGCACAACCGGCTTCGGACTGCCGCGCCCAGTTGAATTAGAACGGAGCAACCGGCCAGTTTACGATTTGTGGATAACCGGCTTGCTTGTTGATATCGCTGATGGCAATGGCATACAGCTTGCAATCCTGCAACAACGTCACATCGGCCAGATCGGCGACGCCAAGATCGACCTTGAACTGCGCAGAACTTAGAAGCAGGCGGTTATCAATGTCTCTTAACCGCATCAGCGATTCATAGTTGATCTCGCTGATCAGCTCCGCGTTGGTTGTTTTTGTGAATGTCCAGCCGCCGTTGAAGGAAGCGCGATCATTCACTGCAACTTCCGTGTTGCCGGTTACATCAACCCAGGTGTCAAAGGGCGACGCCGTACCCGGCATCTCTTCACTCTCTACCAAACGGGTAACTTTCGATCCTTGTACGAGCGCAAATAGATGCATTCCATAACTCCTTGAATTGGTATTTCCAGAAGACGCATTCATCTTCAGATTTTCCGGTTATGCACCGAACCTTTCAGCAAAGGCTTCATTCACAAAGTCAGAACGAAGCGGCGGGCCAATTGATCGAGGATGGATATCCGGATTGGTTTACGATTTCGCTGACAGCGATGGCGTATTGTTTGCAAGAAATCAATGTCGCCTCGTCAGCTGCAGTAGCGGTGCCGAGATCTACTTTGTATTGCAATGGGTTGAACGTCAGTCGGCGCACGACCTCATTGAAGCGCTCCTGCATGTAATTAGTGGCCAGGCTCAACTGATCATCATAAGTCGGCGCCGAGAAGACCCAGCCTCTGTCGAAGAAACACTCAACCTTCCATCCAACTTGAATAGCGGTATTACTTGTTACATCGTGCCAATTGCCTTGAACCCCATCCGGGCCGGCCGTTGGCATGCCTTCGTTGGTTTACAGCACTTTCGTGACAGTCAAATAAGGAGTTTTATAAAAGGTTGGAACAGATGCATAGCGTTTCATAGGCTTTCTCTTGAGTCATTTTTATCGAATGGACGTTTCTATTCTGCACAACAGCTGCGGGCCTGAAATTATTGGCCTACTGTTAACCTCCCCAGGTCGGCATTCCAAAAAGCCCGGTTATGCACCGGGCTTTTCAGTAATGCGCTCCTTCGCCTTCCTTCAAATCCTGTAAACCAGAAGGAAGCTGACTTTTCGGCGCTACTGGCGCGGTACGAGTCCATTCAAATTGTTTTTCCGACCGCGGTCCCTGCCCGCCGGATAACTGCTTCTGGTGCTTTACGCTGCACACCCGGGTCAGTTGCCAACCCTCTGAACCGTTGAGGCCGGTTCATCGCTGCCTGTTCTGTTGGAACTAAAGAGCTTTCGTTTCCAGC
Protein-coding sequences here:
- a CDS encoding tail fiber assembly protein; translation: MNRYALMELISGYSFYLVSQIVEAESNPPLPGQSGGMDYWMDVTANPAAQVGLIYKYLGSEPVFVQPVYGDYVAIAVSRKKQRFETAASWLTYNPMQYRVELGAASQAEVAQWQAYKQYIVDLSEINDQPGYPTALNWPTAPF
- a CDS encoding phage baseplate assembly protein V translates to MFDAILRMQLGPIIERLAEMEAEIEDLHRRAESFCRIGICQTVDAASNTCQVSHGGLLTPAIKFFNPSAGAQSESRIPSVGEQCLLLNYGSGESGAQSVALFGLNSDRFPPTSTVPTLTRRVHQDGSESGYDDATHTLNWLNGPAAFNGSRESLQLSIGPAQLAMTPQVITLQLGAVGLTLDASGVHFSGPLVDHQGRVISP
- a CDS encoding baseplate J/gp47 family protein; translation: MSMLIPGQNQLAEPALITVEAFEDLLAEFKTFVIEYVGARSPDSAAKLKTSLENESELLTLALEAFCVRLQTHERKYNARIKQMLAWWATGSNLDARLADMGLERQLLDPGDPAAFPPVPAIFESDDDARLRYYLAPHAPAAGSRMQYRREVFTLGERPTVNVESTEAGVVNVTYTFNPDGLAAQVKDGNGRRTAPGEVQVTVLSRDDDGTPSPALLEGVRQHFARPDVRPETDLVTVKAADIQRYKIRVVAKINSGPDSGLTKVAAQQQLQAYADSCHRLEGRVDPSWIDYTLHSAGAVQLQILEPLTPIVCSAFEAPYCTAIEVEVLTL
- a CDS encoding phage tail protein I, which translates into the protein MSDQNQRPTLLPANSSALERGLDLGFGALLDRIAPPFPELMNPSDTPVAFLPYLAADRGVAEWSTAAAEAEKRLTVELAWPTARQAGTRKALENAAKGLQLRPEIRAWYEQTPPGAPYSFSVRAFSDQPYSEEIDARLDRRLADAKSERDVLSVSVGLSAFGNHVIGAATFCGELTTVYPVFIEGLEASGEAFMAAGMYTVETSTIYPQGA
- a CDS encoding phage tail protein, which produces MHLFALVQGSKVTRLVESEEMPGTASPFDTWVDVTGNTEVAVNDRASFNGGWTFTKTTNAELISEINYESLMRLRDIDNRLLLSSAQFKVDLGVADLADVTLLQDCKLYAIAISDINKQAGYPQIVNWPVAPF
- a CDS encoding tail fiber assembly protein; this encodes MPTAGPDGVQGNWHDVTSNTAIQVGWKVECFFDRGWVFSAPTYDDQLSLATNYMQERFNEVVRRLTFNPLQYKVDLGTATAADEATLISCKQYAIAVSEIVNQSGYPSSINWPAASF
- a CDS encoding phage holin family protein, with the protein product MTTEQQALADMPIWLVILLAVVGGVSGEMWRADKEGARGWPLLRRLALRSGACMICGVSAIMLLYAAGMSIWAAGAFGCLTAMAGADVAIGLYERWAAKRIGVCEVPPRDQP
- a CDS encoding phage baseplate protein: MIGIDRDSGATVDDWLQFVQRATRALTTPLGTRQKRPLYGSLIPTLLGQNLGDDVLLLAQSHAAQAFYNKQNGIDDFQPQVIVATRQGAGLLLRFAGTWKNRQQTFEVVT